In the Cydia splendana chromosome 2, ilCydSple1.2, whole genome shotgun sequence genome, one interval contains:
- the LOC134803744 gene encoding valacyclovir hydrolase-like, translating into MLIKLNRFLFPFIRLNNQKMASSVKLSTAVPKENTVKVRNWDINYLIVGNGPHTILLAPGALGTIWTDFKPQVEGFNREKFTVVVWDPPGYGKSRPPVRDFPVDFYEKDADYTYEFMKALNISKYSLLGWSDGGIVSMIHAAKYPEAVQKLVVWGTNSLILPHELELYKKTRDIKTWSERMRKPMIEAYGEELFAKYWAEWVDAMSAVFKANNGDICSQLLKDIVAPTLILYGEKDPMVDNMHVSHLHTHIKGSRIHLYPDGKHNIHLRYAEDFNRRVQDFLLLPPA; encoded by the exons atgttaataaaattaaacaggTTTTTATTCCCTTTTATTCGATTGAATAATCAAAAAATGGCAAGTAGCGTTAAACTATCTACAGCGGTTCCTAAA gAAAACACCGTCAAAGTCAGAAATTgggatataaattatttaatagttGGTAATGGTCCACACACCATACTTCTGGCTCCCGGCGCGCTTGGCACAATATGGACGGACTTTAAACCGCAAGTCGAAGGCTTCAACCGCGAGAAGTTCACGGTCGTAGTCTGGGACCCGCCCGGCTACGGGAAGAGCAGGCCACCAGTCAGAGATTTCCCAGTTGATTTCTATGAAAAAGACGCTGATTATacttatgaatttatgaaa GCATTGAATATATCAAAGTATTCCTTGTTGGGCTGGAGTGACGGAGGCATTGTAAGCATGATCCATGCTGCAAAATACCCAGAGGCAGTGCAGAAGCTGGTAGTGTGGGGCACCAACTCACTCATCCTGCCCCATGAGCTAGAACTGTATAAGA AAACCAGAGACATCAAAACATGGTCAGAGAGAATGAGGAAGCCAATGATAGAAGCATATGGTGAAGAGCTGTTTGCCAAGTACTGGGCGGAATGGGTCGATGCCATGTCAGCCGTCTTCAAAGCTAACAATGGGGACATCTGCTCACAGCTTCTCAAAGATATTGTGGCTCCAACCTTGATACTTTATGGCGAAAAAGATCCTATGGTGGATAATATGCATGTGTCGCATTTACATACTCATATAAAAGGTTCAag AATTCACTTGTACCCGGACGGCAAGCACAACATCCATCTTCGATACGCGGAAGATTTCAACCGGCGAGTTCAAGATTTCTTACTACTACCTCCCGCGTAA